A single genomic interval of Pectinophora gossypiella chromosome 22, ilPecGoss1.1, whole genome shotgun sequence harbors:
- the LOC126376953 gene encoding uncharacterized protein K02A2.6-like, with product MSETQGLPNISALKEFNVHVDRWSTYVSRLRTWMSIHDIKPANYSKYLVAVVGTEALDLIIDLCYPDKPESVQFEQIVKIVEEHLSPKRSVIAERMIFRSYKQSASQSVGEYQIELKRLSRACKFSSNEILKENLRDQFVFGLACERIQQRLLMEDEMTLTFSRACELALSLEAAVRDSKPGDGAGMLRSAAEPVHAVDRTRGGRAPRRGRPAPPGRAQHGGRAAQHQQQQRCYRCGRTHHPDECSFRDSDCYVCGDRGHIAKMCRYRKNKARVHHISDNNAEDSASESSGSDDRAIDIYQLSDSETESDDRWVINAKINNIPITMEGDTGSAISVISIATYNKYFRNCELKPLSTKLKMYSGQLVKPSGKLLCSVEINGKIIRDLSLTVIGNDHSSSLFGRDWMRAFNFRFPRINELKEIPMNVQSTANIKRELMKRFPNVFAAGIGTFNKARISLETVTSARPVWRRARPVPHALRPRVDTELARLQREGIITPVDWSEWGTPVVPVLKKNGEVRLCGDFKTTVNPVLVEDKYPIPRIEDIFASLQGGKLFSKIDLSSAYLQFLLDEPSRKLCTIVTTQGMFCYNRLPFGIKCAPNKFQRMMDKLFRMPFVTCYLDDLTVSGVDSEDQWKRLQAVFKILSDSGLRVAPEKCSFFQKTISYLGYVIDADGLHTEISKVDAVINTPTPTTQKQLRAFLGLINYYGKFLFNLSDTLAPLYDLLKREKDFQWNEHCDKAFSNVKKALQSAPVLAHYNPTLATTVSCDASPRALGAVLAQRGADGRERPVVHASRTLAAAERNYAQICREGLAVIFAVTKFHDYLYGREFTLVTDCKPLAAIFNENKGIPLMAASRLQRWAVILGAYNYKIRCIASNHNCVADSLSRMPTVEQSDHSRVEYYINFVQNASPINYREIAKVTTTDNELQEVIKSIKTNWLYCNSGKLQAYFKIRQYLSIEQGCLMYGHRVVVPRHLRNDVLKQIHNTHQGIVKCKNLARNYVYWPGIDTDIERVCRACETCARERPAPPAAALHPWQWPQEPWYRLHADFFSLAGNTLYYFVIIDAHSKWIEAYRVPSTAAKTTIQKLKIVFGQFGLPYELVSDNGPPFNGNEFQCFLNNSGIRHITVTPYKPSSNGAAENAVKIVKTCLKKAIRDHVELETALSDFLLMYRSTPHSITGKSPASLLLGRNVRTPLDLLRPSASHMIIRKQLAQIEYKAGYNRYFNIGERVFFKNFKNNTATWERGTITDRIGPLTYIVAYDGKHLKKHVDQLRRDDCDLEDLSSINTPLQLVSTDVQIPQADNRQMPSNSESTCVPSADTSPSPLSEPRSPVLMASSSLGRNPNHPVNAESNMPHITKRIRKPVQRYGFDID from the coding sequence ATGAGTGAAACACAAGGTTTACCAAATATTAGCGCGTTAAAGGAATTTAATGTACATGTGGATCGGTGGTCGACTTACGTCAGCAGGTTACGAACATGGATGTCTATTCACGACATCAAACCGGCTAATTACTCAAAATATCTAGTTGCAGTCGTCGGTACGGAAGCGTTGGATTTGATTATCGATTTGTGTTATCCGGATAAACCGGAGTCGGTTCAGTTCGAGCAAATCGTAAAGATAGTGGAAGAACATTTGTCACCAAAACGATCGGTCATCGCCGAACGAATGATATTCAGATCTTATAAACAAAGTGCCAGTCAATcggtgggtgaatatcaaatagaattaaaaCGACTTAGTAGGGCGTGTAAATTCTCTAGCAACGAGATATTGAAAGAAAATTTACGGGACCAGTTCGTGTTCGGTTTGGCGTGCGAACGTATACAACAGCGCCTGCTGATGGAAGACGAGATGACGCTCACGTTTAGCCGCGCCTGCGAGCTGGCGCTGTCACTGGAGGCGGCCGTTCGAGACTCAAAGCCCGGCGACGGAGCCGGCATGCTCCGCAGCGCCGCGGAGCCCGTGCATGCGGTGGATAGAACGCGCGGCGgacgcgccccgcgccgcgggCGGCCGGCGCCGCCGGGCCGCGCGCAGCACGGCGGGCGCGCCGCCCAGCACCAGCAACAGCAGCGATGCTACCGGTGTGGACGCACGCATCACCCGGACGAGTGTTCTTTTCGTGACAGCGATTGTTACGTTTGCGGTGACAGGGGTCACATCGCGAAAATGTGTCGTTACCGTAAAAATAAGGCGCGAGTTCACCATATAAGTGATAATAACGCGGAGGACTCAGCGTCGGAATCTAGCGGCTCGGACGATCGTGCTATTGACATTTATCAATTAAGTGATAGTGAAACGGAGAGTGACGATCGTTGGGTTATAAatgctaaaataaataatataccgaTTACGATGGAAGGTGATACCGGTTCGGCCATTAGTGTGATTTCTATAGCAACctataataagtactttagaAATTGTGAGTTAAAACCTTTAAGTACGAAGTTAAAAATGTATAGCGGCCAACTAGTGAAGCCATCGGGTAAGTTACTCTGTTCAGTCGAAATAAACGGAAAAATTATAAGAGACTTATCGTTAACGGTGATCGGAAATGATCACAGTTCATCTCTTTTCGGTCGGGACTGGATGAGGGCTTTTAACTTTCGGTTTCCAAGAATTAACGAATTAAAAGAAATTCCGATGAACGTACAGTCCACTGCCAACATTAAGAGAGAACTGATGAAGCGCTTTCCGAATGTGTTCGCGGCAGGTATAGGTACTTTCAATAAAGCTCGCATATCCTTGGAAACGGTCACGTCAGCTCGGCCGGTTTGGCGGCGCGCGCGCCCTGTGCCGCACGCACTGCGCCCGCGCGTGGATACCGAGCTGGCGCGGCTGCAGCGCGAGGGCATCATCACACCCGTCGACTGGAGCGAGTGGGGTACGCCGGTGGTGCCCGTACTTAAAAAGAACGGGGAGGTCCGCCTATGTGGTGATTTTAAAACCACTGTTAACCCGGTACTCGTTGAGGACAAATACCCGATACCGAGAATCGAGGATATATTTGCATCTCTTCAAGGGGGAAAGTTGTTTAGTAAAATAGACCTAAGTAGCGcatacttacagtttttacTTGACGAGCCATCGAGGAAATTGTGCACGATTGTCACTACTCAAGGTATGTTCTGCTACAATAGGCTACCATTTGGAATTAAATGCGCGCCTAATAAATTCCAGCGTATGATGGATAAACTGTTTCGAATGCCTTTTGTTACTTGTTATCTAGATGATCTGACAGTTAGCGGCGTCGATAGTGAAGACCAATGGAAGAGGCTACAAGCCGTGTTTAAAATCTTATCAGACAGTGGATTGCGTGTTGCACCGGAAAAATGTAGTTTTTTTCAAAAAACTATATCGTACCTGGGATACGTCATCGATGCCGACGGATTACATACAGAAATATCAAAAGTAGATGCGGTGATAAATACGCCAACACCGACGACACAAAAACAACTAAGAGCATTCCTGGGACTCATAAATTATTACGggaaatttttatttaatttaagtgATACTTTAGCGCCACTGTATGACCTattaaaaagagaaaaagatTTTCAGTGGAATGAACACTGTGATAAGGCGTTCAGTAATGTAAAGAAAGCATTACAGAGCGCCCCTGTCCTGGCGCATTACAACCCGACGCTAGCGACCACTGTGAGTTGCGACGCGTCCCCACGTGCGCTGGGCGCCGTGCTGGCGCAGCGCGGCGCCGACGGTCGCGAGCGCCCGGTGGTGCACGCCTCACGCACGCTTGCCGCCGCTGAGAGAAACTACGCGCAAATATGTCGTGAAGGATTAGCAGTTATTTTTGCAGTTACTAAATTTCACGACTATCTATACGGTCGAGAGTTTACTTTAGTGACAGATTGCAAGCCGCTGGCGGCGATATTTAACGAAAATAAAGGTATTCCGCTGATGGCGGCGAGCCGCCTTCAGAGATGGGCAGTAATTTTAGGagcatataattataaaatcagGTGTATTGCGTCGAATCATAATTGTGTAGCGGACAGCTTGTCCCGTATGCCCACAGTCGAACAGAGTGACCACAGTCGGGTTgagtattacattaattttgTTCAAAATGCGTCACCGATTAATTACAGAGAAATAGCAAAAGTTACTACTACAGATAATGAGTTACAAGAGGTAATcaaatcaataaaaacaaattggcTATACTGTAATAGTGGGAAACTGCaagcttattttaaaatacgaCAATACCTTAGTATAGAACAAGGGTGTTTAATGTACGGCCACCGTGTGGTTGTACCGCGACATTTAAGGAACGATGTACTAAAACAGATACACAACACGCATCAAGGAATAGTAAAGTGCAAGAACCTAGCGCGGAACTACGTATATTGGCCGGGCATCGATACGGATATCGAGCGTGTATGCCGGGCCTGCGAAACGTGCGCGCGCGAGCGGCCCGCGCCGCCGGCGGCCGCGCTGCACCCCTGGCAGTGGCCGCAGGAGCCCTGGTATCGGCTGCACGCTGATTTCTTTTCGTTAGCCGGTAATACATTGTACTATTTTGTGATCATTGATGCTCATTCCAAATGGATTGAAGCTTATCGTGTGCCAAGCACAGCGGCTAAAACTACAATCCAGAAACTAAAAATTGTATTCGGACAATTTGGTTTGCCATATGAGTTGGTATCCGACAATGGTCCTCCTTTCAATGGAAATGAGTTCCAATGTTTTTTGAATAACTCCGGTATACGACATATCACAGTAACTCCATATAAACCAAGTAGTAATGGTGCGGCAGAAAACGCCGTAAAAATAGTCAAAACCTGTTTGAAAAAAGCGATACGTGACCACGTTGAATTAGAAACCGCATTAAGTGATTTCTTATTAATGTATCGTTCAACTCCTCATAGCATTACGGGCAAAAGTCCAGCTAGTTTGTTATTGGGAAGAAATGTGCGGACACCACTCGACCTGTTGCGTCCTTCAGCTAGTCACATGATAATACGTAAACAACTCGCTCAAATTGAATATAAAGCAGGGTACAATCGATATTTTAATATTGGAGAGCGGGTtttctttaaaaactttaaaaataataccgCTACTTGGGAAAGAGGTACAATCACTGATAGAATTGGCCCACTGACTTATATTGTTGCCTATGATGGCAAACACTTGAAAA